One genomic region from Miscanthus floridulus cultivar M001 unplaced genomic scaffold, ASM1932011v1 os_1405, whole genome shotgun sequence encodes:
- the LOC136534007 gene encoding cysteine-rich receptor-like protein kinase 2 isoform X1: MRYYCSFLLAPVIIACFSSWITTTTLADPRATVVREFCNKTKDDGPGAVWANNFVVAFDNLNSDLEQKGWGITSVGQDPITFYALVQCLEDLSKVDCTLCYSEIRSLLPKCYPEIGGRIYLDGCFMRYANYSFFDEVMDSLDTSVCSSSNRSSDQQGFGSAVNAVLSNVTSLAVKSNKGFAVTSAFRSTEFAAYALAQCWENLNTSSCAACLSAAAASVAKCAPAEEGRALFAGCFIRYSTTPFWNSKDSASNFSSKERVVLWTVLSSSVGLILVLVVSVLAWKKKKACKAGEGSLKGLYGSELPARISLSSLNYSYKDLKKATCSFSVENKIGQGSNGTVYKAVLPDGNEVAAKRLFLNTKQCVDQFFNEVDVISQVRHKNLVKLLGCSVDGPESFLIYEYHFNKSLDLSIFADDKNRHLDWQERFDIIFGIAEGLCYLHEESETRIIHRDIKASNVLLDQKLKPKITDFGLARVLCGDRTHLTTGVAGTVGYMAPEYVVHGHLTEKADVYSFGVLVIEIVTGKRCCESTGSHSGHSLLAEVWHSYKTKTMEKVVDARLQLEKVVDEITRVVQIGLLCTQANPDERPAMSRVVELLRDRDGARGNAEFVLGDPPFFEVEIDIGGGVDCEACTLLPQKV, from the exons ATGAGGTATTACTGTTCTTTTCTTCTGGCTCCTGTCATAATTGCCTGTTTCTCCTCCTGGATAACAACCACTACCCTGGCTGACCCTCGGGCAACGGTGGTTCGTGAGTTCTGCAACAAAACCAAAGATGACGGTCCTGGGGCAGTTTGGGCCAACAACTTTGTGGTCGCCTTCGACAACCTGAACTCAGATCTCGAGCAAAAGGGATGGGGGATAACTTCCGTTGGGCAAGATCCTATTACTTTCTATGCGCTCGTGCAGTGTCTGGAAGATCTTAGCAAGGTTGACTGCACGCTGTGCTACTCAGAAATAAGGTCTCTTCTCCCGAAATGCTATCCGGAAATTGGAGGCCGGATATATCTCGATGGCTGCTTCATGAGGTATGCAAATTACTCATTCTTCGATGAGGTCATGGACTCGTTGGATACAAGTGTGTGCTCCTCCAGTAACCGCAGCTCAGACCAGCAGGGCTTTGGTTCAGCTGTGAATGCTGTGTTGAGTAATGTGACTTCCTTGGCTGTCAAGAGCAACAAAGGGTTTGCTGTTACTTCAGCTTTCAGATCAACAGAATTTGCAgcttatgcacttgctcagtGCTGGGAGAACCTGAACACTTCGAGCTGTGCAGCCTGTCTCAGTGCAGCTGCAGCATCGGTGGCTAAATGTGCACCGGCAGAGGAAGGCCGTGCACTCTTTGCTGGCTGCTTCATCAGATATTCGACAACACCTTTCTGGAACTCAAAGGATTCTGCGTCAAACTTCAGCTCAAAGGAACGGGTTGTTCTTTGGACAGTCCTGAGTTCCTCTGTTGGTCTCATTCTTGTACTTGTCGTTTCAGTACTGgcatggaagaagaagaaagcttgCAAGGCAGGAGAAGGATCATTGAAGG GCTTGTATGGCTCTGAACTTCCTGCAAGAATTTCCCTATCAAGTCTGAATTACAGTTATAAGGATTTAAAGAAAGCGACATGTTCATTCAGTGTAGAGAACAAGATAGGCCAAGGCAGCAATGGTACTGTGTACAAG GCTGTTCTTCCTGATGGGAATGAAGTCGCTGCAAAGAGACTGTTCCTGAACACAAAACAGTGTGTCGACCAGTTCTTCAATGAAGTTGATGTGATAAGCCAAGTGCGTCACAAAAATTTGGTGAAATTGCTTGGATGCAGTGTCGATGGCCCGGAAAGCTTCTTGATATATGAATATCACTTCAACAAGAGCTTAGATCTGTCCATATTCG CTGATGACAAGAACAGGCATCTGGATTGGCAGGAAAGGTTCGATATTATTTTTGGCATAGCAGAGGGCCTATGCTACCTCCATGAAGAGTCAGAAACTCGGATCATTCACCGGGACATCAAAGCCAGCAATGTCCTGTTGGATCAAAAGCTGAAGCCCAAAATAACTGACTTTGGGCTTGCTCGAGTCCTATGCGGTGACCGAACTCATCTTACGACAGGAGTTGCAGGGACAGT TGGTTATATGGCTCCTGAGTATGTCGTACATGGACACCTCACCGAGAAGGCCGATGTGTACAGCTTCGGCGTGCTGGTTATCGAAATCGTCACCGGGAAGCGGTGTTGTGAGTCGACGGGGTCTCACTCTGGTCACTCACTTTTAGCAGAG GTTTGGCACAGTTACAAGACCAAAACGATGGAGAAAGTCGTTGACGCGAGGTTGCAGCTGGAGAAAGTCGTCGACGAGATCACGCGCGTCGTGCAGATCGGGCTGCTGTGCACACAGGCAAACCCCGACGAGCGGCCGGCCATGTCGAGAGTGGTGGAGCTGCTGAGGGACAGGGACGGAGCGCGTGGCAACGCGGAGTTCGTGCTGGGCGACCCACCGTTTTTCGAGGTCGAGATCGACATCGGGGGAGGCGTCGACTGCGAAGCATGCACGCTGCTGCCCCAGAAAGTCTGA
- the LOC136534007 gene encoding cysteine-rich receptor-like protein kinase 2 isoform X2 has translation MRYYCSFLLAPVIIACFSSWITTTTLADPRATVVREFCNKTKDDGPGAVWANNFVVAFDNLNSDLEQKGWGITSVGQDPITFYALVQCLEDLSKVDCTLCYSEIRSLLPKCYPEIGGRIYLDGCFMRYANYSFFDEVMDSLDTSVCSSSNRSSDQQGFGSAVNAVLSNVTSLAVKSNKGFAVTSAFRSTEFAAYALAQCWENLNTSSCAACLSAAAASVAKCAPAEEGRALFAGCFIRYSTTPFWNSKDSASNFSSKERVVLWTVLSSSVGLILVLVVSVLAWKKKKACKAGEGSLKGLYGSELPARISLSSLNYSYKDLKKATCSFSVENKIGQGSNGTVYKAVLPDGNEVAAKRLFLNTKQCVDQFFNEVDVISQVRHKNLVKLLGCSVDGPESFLIYEYHFNKSLDLSIFADDKNRHLDWQERFDIIFGIAEGLCYLHEESETRIIHRDIKASNVLLDQKLKPKITDFGLARVLCGDRTHLTTGVAGTVQSQRSHQVRWLNICAVVIWLLSMSYMDTSPRRPMCTASACWLSKSSPGSGVVSRRGLTLVTHF, from the exons ATGAGGTATTACTGTTCTTTTCTTCTGGCTCCTGTCATAATTGCCTGTTTCTCCTCCTGGATAACAACCACTACCCTGGCTGACCCTCGGGCAACGGTGGTTCGTGAGTTCTGCAACAAAACCAAAGATGACGGTCCTGGGGCAGTTTGGGCCAACAACTTTGTGGTCGCCTTCGACAACCTGAACTCAGATCTCGAGCAAAAGGGATGGGGGATAACTTCCGTTGGGCAAGATCCTATTACTTTCTATGCGCTCGTGCAGTGTCTGGAAGATCTTAGCAAGGTTGACTGCACGCTGTGCTACTCAGAAATAAGGTCTCTTCTCCCGAAATGCTATCCGGAAATTGGAGGCCGGATATATCTCGATGGCTGCTTCATGAGGTATGCAAATTACTCATTCTTCGATGAGGTCATGGACTCGTTGGATACAAGTGTGTGCTCCTCCAGTAACCGCAGCTCAGACCAGCAGGGCTTTGGTTCAGCTGTGAATGCTGTGTTGAGTAATGTGACTTCCTTGGCTGTCAAGAGCAACAAAGGGTTTGCTGTTACTTCAGCTTTCAGATCAACAGAATTTGCAgcttatgcacttgctcagtGCTGGGAGAACCTGAACACTTCGAGCTGTGCAGCCTGTCTCAGTGCAGCTGCAGCATCGGTGGCTAAATGTGCACCGGCAGAGGAAGGCCGTGCACTCTTTGCTGGCTGCTTCATCAGATATTCGACAACACCTTTCTGGAACTCAAAGGATTCTGCGTCAAACTTCAGCTCAAAGGAACGGGTTGTTCTTTGGACAGTCCTGAGTTCCTCTGTTGGTCTCATTCTTGTACTTGTCGTTTCAGTACTGgcatggaagaagaagaaagcttgCAAGGCAGGAGAAGGATCATTGAAGG GCTTGTATGGCTCTGAACTTCCTGCAAGAATTTCCCTATCAAGTCTGAATTACAGTTATAAGGATTTAAAGAAAGCGACATGTTCATTCAGTGTAGAGAACAAGATAGGCCAAGGCAGCAATGGTACTGTGTACAAG GCTGTTCTTCCTGATGGGAATGAAGTCGCTGCAAAGAGACTGTTCCTGAACACAAAACAGTGTGTCGACCAGTTCTTCAATGAAGTTGATGTGATAAGCCAAGTGCGTCACAAAAATTTGGTGAAATTGCTTGGATGCAGTGTCGATGGCCCGGAAAGCTTCTTGATATATGAATATCACTTCAACAAGAGCTTAGATCTGTCCATATTCG CTGATGACAAGAACAGGCATCTGGATTGGCAGGAAAGGTTCGATATTATTTTTGGCATAGCAGAGGGCCTATGCTACCTCCATGAAGAGTCAGAAACTCGGATCATTCACCGGGACATCAAAGCCAGCAATGTCCTGTTGGATCAAAAGCTGAAGCCCAAAATAACTGACTTTGGGCTTGCTCGAGTCCTATGCGGTGACCGAACTCATCTTACGACAGGAGTTGCAGGGACAGT GCAATCCCAAAGATCTCATCAAGTGAGATGGCTCAATATATGTGCAGTGGTTATATGGCTCCTGAGTATGTCGTACATGGACACCTCACCGAGAAGGCCGATGTGTACAGCTTCGGCGTGCTGGTTATCGAAATCGTCACCGGGAAGCGGTGTTGTGAGTCGACGGGGTCTCACTCTGGTCACTCACTTTTAG